The following nucleotide sequence is from Nitratidesulfovibrio termitidis HI1.
GAGACGGGGCGGCGGCCATGGGTCATCCACGGCTACATGTATTCCAACGGCATCCGCGCGGCGGACGTGGAGCGCATGCAGCGCGACGGCGCGCTGTCGCTCACCGCCTGGGCGGGCACGCGCCAGGTGACCGACGACAACCGCCTGGACGTGGGGCGGTTCCTGTGGGCGCAGCAGTGTTCCAGCTGCCACGGCATGGGCAACCCCATGCTGGACATGGCGCCGCGCGCGGCCAAGCGCGGCGTGGCCGGGATGGAGGCGCAACTGGCCGGGCAGGGCAAGCTGCTGCCCTACATGCCGCCCTTCTGCGGCACCCCGGCGGAGCGCCACGCGCTGGCCGTGTACATCGCCCATGAGGTGGAGCGGCGGACGGGGCGGTAACCCCGCCTGACACATCCGACGAACGCCTTTGTGATTTTTCGGCAGCAACGACGCAGGGAGATGCGACGATGAACAAGACCGACACCCGCATGACCGAGAACCTGTTCCGCGTGTGGCTGATCGTGGTGGCCGTGTTCGCGGTGGGCTTTCTGGGCGCGCAACTGTTCGCGCCGTCCATGCGGCCCGCCGCCAAACCGGCGGTGACGGGCCAGACCGCTTCCGGCCAGACCGCCACGGCTCCTCAGGCAGGGGCTGGGGCAGGGGCTGGCACCGGTTACGGGCAACTGGTTACCGACGTGCCCCCGTTCGACCCCGGCAAGGACGCGTATGTGCTGGTGGCGTGGAGCAGACAGGGCATGCAGCACGTCACCGACGCGGAGCCCGCGTGGACCCTGCTGCCTCCCGGATCAACCCTGCGGGCGCAACTGGTGCATCGCGGCCCTGGACCGCAGGCGGTGACCGAGGGCGCGACCCTGACCTGGCGGCTGGACGGCGAGGCCAAACCTTCGGTCGCGCGGCCCGCCGCCGTGGCCGATTCGTCGCTCACCCCCGCCGGGCAGGCCGCCACCACGCCTGCCGCGAAGCCTGCCGATGCCGCCACGCAGGCGAAAATCCCGCAACTTTCCGGTGAATTTAAGCTGGTGGAAGGCACCACCCTGTACGAGGCCACGGGCATTCCCGTGCTGCCGTATACTGGTGCCGGTGGAAAGGACGGGTTCAACCCGTACCCCACGGTAACCGTGGAGGCGCGCGACGCCATCGGCGCGTTGCTGGCCGTCACCCGCTGCGTGCTGCCGGTGTCCACCGAGATGGGCTGCCGCAACTGTCACGGCGGTGAATGGAAGGTGGGCGGCGTGGCGGGCATTTCCCCGGCCACCGCCGCCGACGTGCTGGAAGTGCACGACCGCATCAACGGCACGGATCTGGCCAGACGGGCCAGGTCCGGCACCACCGTGGTCTGCCGCAGTTGCCATGAACCGCCGGACAAGGCCGACGCAGCCAAAGCGGGCGCAACGCCTTCCGGCAAGCCCATGCCCCCTGCCATGTCCGCCGCCATCCACGGCTGGCATGCCGCCTACATGGCCGGGCGCGGCGCGGATGCCTGCAATTCCTGCCATCCTTCCGCGCCCGACGGGGCCACCCGTTTCTGGCGCGACTACCACGTGACCAAGGGTCTGGACTGCACCCGTTGCCACGGGGCCATGGAAGACCATGCCCTGTCCCTGCTGCGCAAGGAGCAGGAGGCGGGCAACCCCGCCGCCGAACGGCTGATGGCGGCCATCACCCCCGTGGCTGTCAAGGACGCGAAAGACATCGCCCCGCGCACCCCGTGGGTGAACCTGCCCGATTGTGCTGGCTGCCACGACTTTGCGGAAAAGCCCAAGTCGGCCACCGCCAGCGCCTTCAACAAGTGGACCGCCGACGCCGCCGGGCTGTACGCGGAACGCACCGACGACACCACCATGCTGCGCTGCCCGGCCTGTCACGGCGCGCCGCACGCGGTGTACCCGGCGCGCAACCCGCTGGGGCGCGACCGCGACAACATCCCCCCCATGCAGTATCAGCAGTATGCCCGCGCCATGGGCGCTTCCGGCAACTGCTCCGTCTGCCACGGCGAGACGCCGGAATTCTCGGTGCACCACCCGCTGGTGGAGCGCAAGGCGGTCACCGTCACCGTGCCGCAGGGGGCAAAGCTGGGCAAGCCGCGCGTGCCCTTCCCGCACGAGGCGCATACCCCCACCGTGGATTGCGGGACCTGCCACCACAAGGGCTACGTGGACGGCGGCCCCATGAAGTGCGCCAGCAAGGACTGCCATGACGTGGTGGTGGACGCCGAAACCGGCACCCCCAAGGACCGGGAGAACCCGCGCTACTTCCGCAACGCCTTCCACGGCGACGGGCCCAGCTGCAACGCCTGCCACGCCAGGCTGCTGGCGGCGGGCAAGGCGGCGGGGCCGGTGGAGTGCCGGGACTGCCACAAGCTGAAATGATGCGTGCAGGCAGGCCGTAACGGCTTGCCTGCAATTCCATTGATGCCACCGGGGCGCGCGGAACACACCGCGCGCCCC
It contains:
- a CDS encoding cytochrome c3 family protein, which encodes MNKTDTRMTENLFRVWLIVVAVFAVGFLGAQLFAPSMRPAAKPAVTGQTASGQTATAPQAGAGAGAGTGYGQLVTDVPPFDPGKDAYVLVAWSRQGMQHVTDAEPAWTLLPPGSTLRAQLVHRGPGPQAVTEGATLTWRLDGEAKPSVARPAAVADSSLTPAGQAATTPAAKPADAATQAKIPQLSGEFKLVEGTTLYEATGIPVLPYTGAGGKDGFNPYPTVTVEARDAIGALLAVTRCVLPVSTEMGCRNCHGGEWKVGGVAGISPATAADVLEVHDRINGTDLARRARSGTTVVCRSCHEPPDKADAAKAGATPSGKPMPPAMSAAIHGWHAAYMAGRGADACNSCHPSAPDGATRFWRDYHVTKGLDCTRCHGAMEDHALSLLRKEQEAGNPAAERLMAAITPVAVKDAKDIAPRTPWVNLPDCAGCHDFAEKPKSATASAFNKWTADAAGLYAERTDDTTMLRCPACHGAPHAVYPARNPLGRDRDNIPPMQYQQYARAMGASGNCSVCHGETPEFSVHHPLVERKAVTVTVPQGAKLGKPRVPFPHEAHTPTVDCGTCHHKGYVDGGPMKCASKDCHDVVVDAETGTPKDRENPRYFRNAFHGDGPSCNACHARLLAAGKAAGPVECRDCHKLK